The Amycolatopsis sp. 195334CR genome window below encodes:
- a CDS encoding TIGR03621 family F420-dependent LLM class oxidoreductase yields the protein MREFRFGVVAESVRDGAGLIETAKEAERLGYSTLLVRDHFVTEPFGDQLSPMLALTAVAAATTRLRVGTLVLSNDYRHPVLLAKEAATLQHLSGGRFELGIGAGWLLDEYERAGLPFDAAGVRVSRLGESLSVLDGLLSGEKLTYSGAHYRVRELSVFPSAGRPPLLVGAGGKRMLRLAGAVADTVGILPIALPGGSISDAMSERSAETMTRKVGWVRESGRDVELSQILSFDLADDHRAAAERTARSRGWGASAADFVLAMPSRVTGSATRIADELQSRRERYGLSYHVISDRDMHAFAPIAASLR from the coding sequence ATGCGTGAGTTCCGGTTCGGGGTGGTGGCGGAGTCCGTGCGCGATGGCGCGGGACTGATCGAGACGGCGAAGGAGGCCGAACGGCTCGGGTACTCGACCCTGCTGGTCCGGGACCACTTCGTCACCGAGCCGTTCGGCGACCAGCTGTCGCCGATGCTGGCGCTGACCGCGGTGGCGGCGGCGACCACGCGGTTGCGGGTGGGCACGCTGGTGCTGTCGAACGACTACCGGCACCCCGTGCTGCTGGCGAAGGAGGCCGCGACGCTGCAGCACCTGTCCGGCGGGCGGTTCGAGCTGGGCATCGGGGCGGGCTGGCTGCTGGACGAGTACGAGCGCGCCGGGCTGCCCTTCGACGCGGCGGGTGTCCGGGTGTCGCGGCTGGGGGAGTCGCTGAGCGTGCTGGACGGGTTGTTGAGCGGGGAGAAGCTGACCTATTCGGGGGCGCACTACCGGGTGCGGGAGCTGTCGGTGTTCCCTTCTGCTGGTCGGCCCCCGCTGCTGGTCGGGGCCGGGGGCAAACGCATGCTGCGGCTGGCCGGCGCGGTCGCGGACACGGTCGGCATCCTGCCGATCGCGCTGCCCGGCGGGAGCATCTCGGATGCCATGTCGGAGCGTTCGGCCGAGACGATGACGCGCAAGGTGGGCTGGGTGCGCGAGAGCGGGCGGGACGTGGAGCTGAGCCAAATCCTGTCGTTCGACCTGGCCGACGACCACCGCGCGGCCGCGGAACGCACCGCGCGCAGCCGGGGCTGGGGCGCCTCGGCGGCGGACTTCGTGCTGGCCATGCCCTCGCGCGTGACGGGCTCCGCCACCCGAATCGCCGACGAACTGCAGTCGCGGCGGGAGCGGTACGGCCTGAGCTACCACGTCATCTCGGACCGTGACATGCACGCTTTCGCCCCGATCGCCGCCTCCCTGCGGTGA
- a CDS encoding amino acid-binding protein: MSFLIRVQLPDSPGTLGAVATALGTVGADILSVDVVERTSGVAIDDLVVELPTGSLPDALITAAESVEGVEVDAVRPYAGVLDTHRELELVEEIAATPNTGLDLLAEGVPRIIRSGWAIVVTPAGDSLQRLASSAAAPEAPITDLPWLPLERATVLDSEAAWIPDTWKELGTELAATPLGKPDRALLVGRPGGPMFRAAEVARLAHLAGIVAVVLDG, translated from the coding sequence GTGTCGTTCCTGATCCGGGTCCAGCTCCCGGACAGCCCGGGGACCCTCGGCGCGGTGGCCACCGCACTGGGCACGGTCGGGGCCGACATCCTCAGCGTGGACGTGGTGGAACGCACCAGCGGCGTGGCCATCGACGACCTGGTGGTCGAGCTGCCCACCGGCAGCCTGCCCGACGCGCTGATCACCGCGGCCGAGAGCGTGGAAGGCGTGGAGGTCGACGCCGTGCGGCCGTACGCGGGCGTGCTCGACACGCACCGCGAACTGGAGTTGGTCGAGGAGATCGCGGCGACGCCGAACACCGGGCTGGACCTGCTGGCCGAGGGGGTGCCGCGGATCATCCGGTCGGGCTGGGCCATCGTGGTCACCCCGGCGGGCGACTCGCTGCAACGCCTGGCCTCCTCCGCGGCGGCGCCCGAGGCGCCGATCACGGACCTGCCGTGGCTGCCGCTGGAGCGCGCCACGGTGCTGGACAGCGAGGCGGCGTGGATCCCGGACACGTGGAAGGAACTCGGCACCGAGCTGGCCGCGACGCCGCTGGGGAAGCCGGACCGGGCCCTGCTGGTGGGCCGGCCGGGCGGCCCGATGTTCCGGGCGGCGGAGGTGGCGCGCCTGGCGCACCTGGCCGGCATAGTCGCCGTAGTCCTGGACGGCTGA
- the mnmA gene encoding tRNA 2-thiouridine(34) synthase MnmA — protein MRVLAAMSGGVDSAVAAARAVEAGHEVIGVHLALSAKPGTLRTGSRGCCTIEDSRDARRAADILGIPFYVWDFAERFTEEVVETFVGEYAAGRTPNPCVTCNEKIKFEALLDKAMALGFDAVATGHYARLSIVDGVPSLRRAVDSGKDQSYVLASLTPEQLRHSMFPLGDSWKTEVRAEADRRDLAVANKPDSHDICFIPDGDTKSFLEKRLGARPGDLVDAETGAVLGRHTGVHGFTVGQRKGLGIEAPAPDGRPRYVLSLEPVSGTVKVGSQRDLGVHRIVADRPVWPSEPLDGPTECVVQVRAHGGLAPAVAEVVGDEVRVELREPLTGVAPGQVVVLYRPDSGGDLVLGSAKISGTG, from the coding sequence ATGCGCGTATTGGCTGCGATGAGCGGTGGCGTGGATTCGGCGGTCGCGGCCGCCCGCGCGGTGGAGGCCGGGCACGAGGTGATCGGGGTGCACCTGGCGCTCTCGGCGAAGCCGGGCACGCTGCGCACCGGTTCACGCGGGTGCTGCACGATCGAGGACTCGCGCGACGCCCGGCGGGCTGCGGACATCCTCGGGATTCCCTTCTACGTATGGGATTTCGCCGAGCGCTTCACCGAGGAAGTGGTGGAGACCTTCGTCGGCGAGTACGCCGCGGGCCGGACGCCGAACCCGTGCGTCACCTGCAACGAGAAGATCAAGTTCGAGGCGCTGCTGGACAAGGCGATGGCGCTCGGCTTCGACGCGGTGGCCACCGGGCACTACGCCCGGTTGTCCATTGTGGATGGTGTGCCTTCGTTGCGCCGGGCGGTGGACTCGGGCAAGGACCAGTCCTACGTGCTCGCTTCGCTGACGCCGGAGCAGCTGCGCCACTCGATGTTCCCGCTGGGGGACTCGTGGAAGACCGAGGTGCGGGCCGAGGCGGACCGGCGGGACCTGGCGGTGGCGAACAAGCCGGACAGCCACGACATCTGCTTCATCCCGGACGGGGACACCAAGAGCTTCCTGGAAAAGCGCCTCGGTGCGCGGCCGGGTGACCTCGTCGACGCCGAGACCGGCGCGGTGCTGGGGCGGCACACGGGGGTGCACGGGTTCACCGTGGGGCAGCGGAAGGGGCTGGGCATCGAGGCCCCGGCGCCGGACGGGCGGCCGCGGTACGTGCTTTCGCTGGAGCCGGTTTCGGGCACGGTGAAGGTCGGTTCGCAGCGGGATCTGGGCGTGCACCGGATCGTGGCGGATCGTCCTGTTTGGCCTTCGGAACCGCTGGACGGGCCGACGGAGTGCGTGGTGCAGGTGCGGGCCCACGGGGGCCTGGCTCCGGCGGTGGCGGAAGTGGTGGGGGACGAGGTCCGGGTGGAGTTGCGGGAGCCGTTGACGGGGGTGGCTCCTGGGCAGGTGGTGGTGTTGTACCGGCCGGATTCGGGCGGGGATCTGGTGTTGGGGAGCGCGAAGATCTCCGGTACGGGGTAG
- a CDS encoding phospholipid scramblase-related protein, whose translation MTSSSPPGWYADRADPTTQRWWDGAGWTEQTRPAPRPHDAERIELDIEGAPDPDRIRAQAARATKGQAVRGGGGTLFTEPVLVVNQRAKLIELANEFGVFDADGNRLGGVVQVGQSALRKVMRLLTAYDQYLTHRFEVRDANHSTVLKVTRPRKIFKSKFLVTRADDSPIGEIVQENMIGKIRFAFLVGARKVGGIHAENWRAWNFSIRDESGEEVARVTKTFGGFVKAAFTTADNYVVQIHRQLPDPLASMVVAAALTIDTALKQDSD comes from the coding sequence ATGACGAGCTCTTCGCCGCCGGGCTGGTACGCCGACCGCGCCGATCCCACCACGCAGCGCTGGTGGGACGGTGCCGGGTGGACCGAGCAGACCCGCCCGGCCCCGCGTCCGCACGACGCCGAGAGGATCGAGCTGGACATCGAGGGCGCGCCCGACCCGGACCGGATCCGGGCGCAGGCGGCCAGGGCGACGAAGGGCCAGGCGGTGCGCGGTGGCGGCGGAACGCTGTTCACCGAACCGGTGCTGGTGGTCAACCAGCGGGCGAAGCTGATCGAGCTGGCCAACGAGTTCGGCGTGTTCGACGCCGACGGCAACCGGCTCGGCGGGGTGGTCCAGGTCGGGCAGAGCGCGCTGCGCAAGGTGATGCGCCTGCTCACCGCGTACGACCAGTACCTCACGCACCGGTTCGAGGTGCGTGACGCCAACCACAGCACGGTGCTCAAGGTGACCCGGCCGCGCAAGATCTTCAAGTCGAAGTTCCTGGTCACCAGGGCCGACGACTCGCCGATCGGCGAGATCGTGCAGGAGAACATGATCGGCAAGATCAGGTTCGCTTTCCTGGTCGGTGCTCGTAAGGTGGGAGGCATCCACGCGGAGAACTGGCGCGCGTGGAACTTCTCCATCCGCGACGAGTCCGGCGAGGAGGTGGCCAGGGTGACCAAGACCTTCGGCGGGTTCGTCAAGGCCGCCTTCACCACCGCGGACAACTACGTGGTGCAGATCCACCGGCAGCTGCCGGACCCGCTGGCCAGCATGGTGGTCGCCGCCGCGCTGACCATCGACACGGCGCTCAAACAGGACTCCGACTAA
- a CDS encoding nitrilase-related carbon-nitrogen hydrolase, which yields MRVALAQTDCRLGDVDGNLTSTEQLIKESAAQDADLVVFPELSLTGYALGQLAEDISLWPDDPRLAELAKHGPDVVIGLLEDGRIRRHNSALYLSDGEMVHNHRKLYLPNYLIWEERKHASPGQTMRAFDTRHGRFATLICNDAWQPMLPWLAAQDGAEVLVVPTNSAAKLTGGSFDPAEYWHDLLVFTARMQQCWVIFVNRVGDEAGVRFWGGSRVIDPWGSVVATAPTWEESLTLVDIDLTAVRRRRREIPLLADARLGLLRRELERLINESGPD from the coding sequence ATGCGCGTGGCACTGGCCCAGACCGACTGCCGCCTCGGCGACGTCGACGGGAACTTGACCAGCACCGAGCAGCTCATCAAGGAATCCGCGGCACAGGACGCGGACCTGGTGGTCTTCCCCGAGCTGAGCCTCACCGGCTACGCGCTCGGGCAACTCGCCGAGGACATCTCCCTGTGGCCGGACGACCCGCGCCTGGCCGAACTCGCCAAGCACGGCCCCGACGTGGTGATCGGTCTGCTCGAGGACGGCCGGATCCGCAGGCACAACTCCGCGCTGTACCTGTCCGACGGCGAGATGGTGCACAACCACCGCAAGCTGTACCTCCCGAACTACCTGATCTGGGAGGAGCGCAAGCACGCCAGCCCCGGGCAGACCATGCGGGCCTTCGACACCCGGCACGGCCGGTTCGCCACGCTGATCTGCAACGACGCCTGGCAGCCGATGCTGCCGTGGCTGGCCGCGCAGGACGGGGCCGAGGTGCTGGTGGTGCCGACCAACAGCGCGGCCAAGCTGACCGGCGGCTCGTTCGACCCCGCCGAGTACTGGCACGACCTGCTCGTGTTCACCGCGCGCATGCAGCAGTGCTGGGTGATCTTCGTGAACCGGGTCGGCGACGAGGCCGGGGTGCGCTTCTGGGGTGGTTCGCGGGTGATCGACCCGTGGGGTTCGGTGGTGGCCACCGCGCCGACCTGGGAGGAATCGCTGACCCTGGTGGACATCGACCTGACCGCGGTGCGCCGTCGCCGCCGGGAGATCCCGCTGCTCGCCGACGCCCGGCTCGGCCTGCTCCGCCGGGAGCTGGAGCGGCTGATCAACGAGAGCGGACCCGACTAG
- the ligA gene encoding NAD-dependent DNA ligase LigA, whose protein sequence is MSSEELPSDQVAPEAAQDIADVPADVRERHTALAEEIRGHQFRYYVLDSPTVSDGQFDVLLRELEELEEAHPGLATPDSPTQRVGGTFSTEFTAYDHLERMYSLDNAFDAEELAAWVERTEKEIGSTRYLCELKIDGLAINLLYEKGKLTRALTRGDGRTGEDVTLNVRTLDQVPDRLTATDRFPVPDLVEVRGEVFFRVEDFTELNARLVEAGKPPFANPRNTAAGSLRQKDPKVTKSRKLRLICHGLGKREGFEPARQSEAYDALAAWGLPVSAHTKVLSSAAELSEHVEYWGEHRHDAEHEIDGVVIKVDQVSLQRRLGTTSRAPRWAIAYKYPPEEATTKLLDIQVNVGRTGRVTPFAVMEPVKVAGSTVAMATLHNGEEVKRKGVLIGDRVVIRKAGDVIPEVLGPVVDARTGEEREFLMPTRCPECGTKLAYQKEGDVDIRCPNARTCPAQLRERLFHLAGRGAFDIEVLGYEAASALLEAGAVADEGDVFDLDEARLSEVELFRTKAGELSANARRLLANLDSAKDRPLWKVIVGLSIRHVGPTAAQALAREFGSLALIEEATEEQLADVDGVGPTIAHAVQEWFEVDWHREVVEKWRRAGVRMEEERDTSIPRNLEGLSIVVTGSLETFSRDEAKEVIMARGGKAAGSVSKKTAFVVVGDSPGSKYDKAVQLKVPVLDENGFRVLLDRGPEAAAEVALVTEEPAASAE, encoded by the coding sequence GTGAGCAGCGAAGAACTTCCGTCAGACCAGGTCGCACCCGAGGCCGCGCAGGACATCGCGGACGTCCCAGCCGACGTCCGCGAGCGCCACACCGCGCTCGCCGAGGAGATCCGCGGGCACCAGTTCCGGTACTACGTGCTGGACTCGCCGACCGTCTCGGACGGACAGTTCGACGTCCTGCTGCGCGAGCTGGAGGAACTGGAGGAGGCGCACCCCGGACTGGCCACTCCGGACTCGCCGACGCAGCGGGTCGGCGGCACCTTCTCCACCGAGTTCACCGCGTACGACCACCTCGAACGCATGTACAGCCTGGACAACGCGTTCGACGCCGAGGAGCTGGCCGCCTGGGTGGAGCGCACGGAGAAGGAGATCGGCTCCACGCGGTACCTGTGCGAACTGAAGATCGACGGCCTGGCGATCAACCTGCTCTACGAGAAGGGCAAGCTGACCAGGGCGCTGACCCGCGGCGACGGCCGCACCGGCGAGGACGTCACGCTCAACGTCCGCACCCTGGACCAGGTGCCCGACCGGCTGACCGCCACCGACCGGTTCCCGGTGCCGGACCTGGTCGAGGTGCGCGGAGAGGTGTTCTTCCGGGTGGAGGACTTCACCGAGCTGAACGCGCGGCTGGTCGAGGCGGGCAAGCCGCCGTTCGCGAACCCGCGCAACACCGCGGCCGGTTCGCTGCGGCAGAAGGACCCGAAGGTGACCAAGAGCCGCAAGCTGCGGCTGATCTGCCACGGGCTGGGCAAGCGCGAGGGCTTCGAGCCCGCGCGGCAGTCCGAGGCCTACGACGCGCTGGCGGCCTGGGGGCTGCCGGTTTCCGCGCACACCAAGGTGCTTTCCTCGGCCGCGGAGCTGAGCGAGCACGTCGAGTACTGGGGTGAGCACCGGCACGACGCCGAGCACGAGATCGACGGCGTGGTGATCAAGGTCGACCAGGTGTCGCTGCAGCGCCGCCTCGGCACCACCTCGCGCGCGCCGCGCTGGGCGATCGCCTACAAGTACCCGCCCGAGGAAGCCACCACGAAGCTGCTCGACATCCAGGTCAACGTCGGGCGCACCGGCCGGGTCACCCCGTTCGCGGTGATGGAGCCGGTGAAGGTGGCCGGGTCCACCGTGGCGATGGCCACCCTGCACAACGGGGAGGAGGTCAAGCGCAAGGGCGTGCTGATCGGCGACCGGGTGGTGATCCGCAAGGCCGGTGACGTGATCCCCGAGGTGCTCGGGCCGGTGGTGGACGCGCGCACCGGCGAGGAGCGCGAGTTCCTGATGCCCACGCGCTGCCCGGAGTGCGGGACGAAGCTCGCCTACCAGAAGGAAGGCGACGTCGACATTCGCTGCCCGAACGCGCGGACCTGCCCGGCGCAGCTGCGCGAACGGCTGTTCCACCTGGCCGGGCGGGGTGCCTTCGACATCGAGGTGCTCGGCTACGAGGCGGCTTCGGCGCTGCTGGAGGCGGGCGCGGTGGCCGACGAGGGTGACGTGTTCGACCTCGACGAGGCTCGACTGTCCGAAGTGGAGTTGTTCCGCACCAAGGCCGGGGAGCTGTCGGCCAACGCGCGGCGGCTGCTGGCGAACCTCGACTCGGCCAAGGATCGTCCACTGTGGAAGGTCATTGTCGGTTTGTCGATCCGGCACGTCGGGCCGACCGCGGCGCAGGCGCTGGCGCGGGAGTTCGGCTCGCTGGCGTTGATCGAGGAGGCCACCGAGGAGCAGCTGGCCGACGTCGACGGCGTGGGGCCGACGATCGCGCACGCCGTGCAGGAGTGGTTCGAGGTCGACTGGCACCGCGAGGTGGTGGAGAAGTGGCGCCGGGCCGGGGTGCGGATGGAGGAGGAGCGCGACACCTCCATCCCGCGTAACCTGGAGGGTTTGTCCATTGTGGTCACCGGCTCGCTGGAGACCTTCTCGCGTGATGAGGCCAAGGAGGTCATCATGGCGCGGGGTGGCAAGGCGGCCGGGTCGGTGTCGAAGAAGACGGCCTTCGTGGTGGTCGGGGATTCGCCGGGGTCGAAGTACGACAAGGCGGTCCAGCTGAAGGTGCCGGTGCTCGACGAGAACGGGTTCCGGGTGCTGCTGGACCGGGGCCCGGAGGCGGCGGCGGAGGTCGCGCTGGTCACGGAGGAGCCCGCCGCTTCGGCAGAGTGA
- a CDS encoding methionine synthase, giving the protein MNERAWRAGAATGIGSMPGTDVTEAAAVIFGELADFPHEPELPARGVGADLLGRTAALLVDLAVEVVPSGYRVAARPGHDHRRAVDLRRWDLDAVQEAAGKPELIKAQIAGPWTLGAGIELPRGHRVLTDRGALREFTESLLEGLRGHVAELSARTGAKVVVQLDEPSLPAILAGSLSTPSGYGTVPAVPEPEARELLTRMVEGVRSITGQPVIVHCCADRPPFALLRAAGAGAIAFDLTVVDLSSAVLDELGETWDSGVELFLGLTPATRSEKNLRAIARPALELADRLGFNRSILTERAVPTPVCGLAGASADWMRRALSLTRDLGKAFAEPPEGW; this is encoded by the coding sequence GTGAACGAACGAGCATGGCGGGCCGGCGCGGCCACCGGGATCGGATCGATGCCGGGCACCGACGTGACCGAAGCGGCGGCGGTGATCTTCGGCGAACTCGCGGACTTCCCGCACGAACCGGAGTTGCCCGCGCGCGGGGTGGGCGCCGACCTGCTCGGCCGGACCGCCGCGCTGCTGGTGGACCTGGCGGTCGAAGTGGTGCCGTCGGGTTACCGCGTGGCCGCGCGGCCGGGGCACGACCACCGGCGGGCGGTCGACCTGCGCCGCTGGGACCTCGACGCGGTGCAGGAGGCGGCGGGCAAGCCCGAGCTGATCAAGGCGCAGATCGCGGGCCCGTGGACGCTGGGCGCCGGGATCGAGCTCCCGCGCGGGCACCGGGTGCTGACCGATCGCGGCGCGCTGCGCGAGTTCACCGAATCGCTGCTCGAAGGCCTGCGCGGGCACGTCGCCGAACTGAGCGCGCGGACCGGCGCGAAGGTGGTGGTGCAGCTGGACGAGCCGTCGCTGCCCGCCATTCTCGCCGGTTCGCTGTCCACCCCGTCCGGTTACGGCACCGTGCCCGCGGTGCCCGAGCCGGAGGCGCGCGAACTGCTCACGCGCATGGTCGAGGGCGTGCGGTCGATCACCGGGCAGCCGGTGATCGTGCACTGCTGCGCCGACCGGCCGCCGTTCGCGCTGCTGCGCGCGGCCGGGGCCGGGGCGATCGCCTTCGACCTGACCGTTGTCGACTTGTCGTCCGCCGTGCTCGACGAGCTCGGCGAGACCTGGGACTCGGGCGTGGAACTGTTCCTCGGCCTGACCCCGGCGACGCGGTCCGAAAAGAACCTGCGCGCGATCGCCCGTCCCGCCCTGGAACTGGCCGACCGGCTGGGGTTCAACCGCTCGATCCTCACCGAACGCGCGGTGCCGACCCCGGTGTGCGGCCTGGCCGGCGCTTCGGCGGACTGGATGCGGCGGGCGCTTTCGCTGACCAGGGACCTGGGTAAGGCGTTTGCCGAACCCCCGGAGGGCTGGTGA
- a CDS encoding Lrp/AsnC family transcriptional regulator encodes MDDVDRRLLEELQRDATQSYAALGRAVGLSSGAAHERVRKLRDAGVIRRTTVEVDPVALDYGVLAYVQVHANAWMGDTHDALAAVPEIEEAHIVAGAATLVLKVRTRGTEELQGVLRRLYEIDGVSGTEATVVLETFFERPVHVEYSGT; translated from the coding sequence ATGGATGACGTGGACCGGCGACTGTTGGAGGAACTGCAACGCGACGCCACCCAGTCGTACGCGGCGCTCGGCCGGGCCGTCGGCCTGTCCAGCGGCGCGGCCCACGAGCGGGTGCGGAAACTGCGCGACGCCGGGGTGATCCGCCGGACGACGGTGGAGGTCGACCCGGTGGCGCTGGACTACGGGGTGCTCGCCTACGTCCAGGTGCACGCGAACGCCTGGATGGGCGACACGCACGACGCGCTCGCGGCCGTGCCGGAGATCGAAGAGGCCCACATCGTCGCGGGCGCGGCGACGCTGGTGCTGAAGGTGCGCACGCGCGGCACCGAGGAACTGCAGGGCGTTCTGCGCCGGTTGTACGAGATCGACGGGGTCAGCGGCACGGAGGCGACGGTGGTGCTGGAAACGTTCTTCGAGCGGCCGGTGCACGTGGAATACTCCGGCACGTGA
- a CDS encoding SMP-30/gluconolactonase/LRE family protein → MDTVPTELEVLDERFARVGGDDRLERLYEGTRWAEGPAYFPAGRYLVWSDIPNDRMLRWDETSGVVSVFRSPAGYTNGATVDPRGRLVSCEQGHRRVTRTEHDGSVTVIADTYRGKRFNSPNDVVVSADGAHWFTDPSYGIDSDYEGHRAESEIGACHVYRVDPGTGEAAIVADDFARPNGLAFSPDGSQLYIADTGANHIRVFDVRDNGTLGGGAEFATCDAGRFDGLRLDNTGRVWAAAGDGLHCFDPDGTRLGKLKVPEVVANFVFGGPKRNRLFLCASSSLYSLMLNVTGAGTAGHRPHRTP, encoded by the coding sequence ATGGACACGGTTCCGACGGAGCTGGAAGTTCTGGACGAGCGGTTCGCCCGCGTCGGCGGGGACGACCGGCTGGAACGGCTGTACGAGGGCACGCGCTGGGCCGAGGGCCCGGCCTACTTCCCGGCCGGCCGCTACCTGGTCTGGAGCGACATCCCCAACGACCGCATGCTCCGCTGGGACGAGACCAGCGGCGTGGTCAGCGTGTTCCGCAGCCCGGCGGGGTACACCAACGGCGCCACCGTCGACCCGCGGGGCAGGCTGGTCAGCTGCGAGCAGGGCCACCGCCGCGTCACCCGCACCGAGCACGACGGCTCCGTCACCGTCATCGCCGACACCTACCGGGGCAAGCGGTTCAACAGCCCCAACGACGTGGTCGTCTCGGCCGACGGCGCGCACTGGTTCACCGACCCCAGCTACGGCATCGACAGCGACTACGAGGGCCACCGGGCGGAGAGCGAGATCGGCGCCTGCCACGTGTACCGGGTCGACCCCGGCACCGGCGAGGCCGCCATCGTGGCCGACGATTTCGCGCGCCCCAACGGATTGGCCTTCTCGCCGGACGGTTCCCAGCTCTACATCGCCGACACCGGGGCGAACCACATCCGCGTGTTCGACGTCCGGGACAACGGCACGCTCGGTGGCGGCGCGGAGTTCGCGACCTGCGACGCCGGCCGGTTCGACGGGCTGCGCCTGGACAACACCGGCCGCGTCTGGGCCGCCGCCGGGGACGGTCTGCACTGCTTCGACCCCGACGGCACGCGCCTCGGCAAGCTCAAGGTGCCCGAGGTCGTGGCGAACTTCGTTTTCGGCGGCCCCAAGCGGAACCGCCTGTTCCTCTGCGCCAGCTCGTCGCTCTACTCGCTGATGCTCAACGTCACGGGAGCCGGTACCGCCGGACACCGTCCACATCGGACGCCGTGA
- a CDS encoding MBL fold metallo-hydrolase, whose protein sequence is MELTPDDGSQHWAEPGVYAVSPGVYRIPLPLPNDALKAINVYAVTDGSRLVLVDSGWALVEARELLGAGLKAIGAELGDVAEFLITHVHRDHYTQAVALRREFGGRVALGEGERESLKISGDPSTMPMNTQIRLLSQAGAAPVIEALAEMFGGYKRPRTDTDLWEEPDEWLTPGRRTVLPDRELDVVHTPGHTAGHMVFVDDAANLMFTGDHVLPHITPSIGFQPVHTALPLKEFLDSLRLVRGLPDRRMLPAHGPVTPSVHARVDELLAHHDDRLAEMGSRVADGASTAYEVALRLGWTRRQRELGELDAFNQCLAVNETGAHLELLAFRGELTASDVDGVRRYRLP, encoded by the coding sequence ATGGAACTCACCCCCGACGACGGTTCCCAGCACTGGGCGGAACCCGGCGTGTACGCGGTTTCGCCCGGCGTCTACCGGATCCCGTTGCCGCTGCCCAACGACGCGCTGAAGGCGATCAACGTCTACGCGGTCACCGACGGCTCCCGGCTGGTGCTGGTCGACTCGGGCTGGGCACTGGTGGAGGCCCGCGAACTGCTCGGCGCCGGGCTCAAGGCGATCGGCGCCGAACTCGGGGACGTGGCGGAGTTCCTGATCACCCACGTGCACCGCGACCACTACACCCAGGCGGTGGCGCTGCGCCGCGAGTTCGGCGGGCGGGTGGCGCTCGGCGAGGGGGAACGCGAATCGCTGAAGATCAGCGGTGATCCCTCGACCATGCCGATGAACACGCAGATCCGGCTGCTGAGCCAGGCCGGGGCCGCGCCGGTGATCGAGGCGCTGGCCGAGATGTTCGGCGGGTACAAGCGCCCGCGCACGGACACCGACCTGTGGGAGGAGCCCGACGAGTGGCTCACCCCGGGCCGCCGCACCGTGCTGCCGGACCGTGAGCTGGACGTGGTGCACACGCCGGGCCACACCGCCGGGCACATGGTCTTCGTCGACGACGCGGCGAACCTGATGTTCACCGGGGACCACGTGCTGCCGCACATCACCCCGTCCATCGGCTTCCAGCCGGTCCACACGGCACTGCCGCTCAAGGAGTTCCTGGACTCGCTGCGCCTGGTGCGCGGCCTGCCGGACCGGCGCATGCTGCCCGCGCACGGCCCGGTCACGCCCAGCGTGCACGCGCGGGTCGACGAACTGCTGGCGCACCACGACGACCGCCTCGCCGAGATGGGCTCGCGCGTGGCCGACGGCGCGAGCACCGCCTACGAGGTCGCGCTGCGGCTCGGCTGGACGCGGCGGCAGCGCGAACTCGGTGAGCTGGACGCGTTCAACCAGTGCCTCGCGGTCAACGAAACCGGGGCGCACCTGGAGCTGCTCGCCTTCCGCGGCGAGCTCACGGCGTCCGATGTGGACGGTGTCCGGCGGTACCGGCTCCCGTGA
- a CDS encoding GNAT family N-acetyltransferase, whose amino-acid sequence MTTIRRAQRNDVDAIAHLLADDDIGAGRETPADLAPYYAAFDAIDADPNQLLVVADVDGEAVGTLQLSIIHGMARTGASRGQIEGVRVHSSQRGTGLGTTLIQWAIDEAKARGCVIVQLTSDTRRTDAHRFYERLGFAPTHTGFKLAL is encoded by the coding sequence GTGACCACAATCCGGCGAGCCCAGCGGAACGACGTCGACGCCATCGCCCACCTGCTGGCCGACGACGACATCGGCGCCGGCCGGGAGACCCCGGCTGATCTGGCGCCGTACTACGCCGCCTTCGACGCCATCGACGCCGACCCGAACCAACTGCTGGTGGTGGCCGATGTGGACGGTGAAGCGGTGGGGACGCTGCAGCTGTCGATCATCCACGGCATGGCCAGGACCGGCGCCTCGCGCGGGCAGATCGAAGGCGTCCGCGTGCACTCGAGCCAGCGGGGTACCGGCCTGGGGACCACGCTGATCCAGTGGGCCATCGACGAGGCGAAGGCACGGGGGTGCGTGATCGTCCAGCTCACCTCGGACACCCGGCGCACCGATGCGCACCGCTTCTACGAACGCCTGGGCTTCGCCCCCACCCACACCGGCTTCAAACTCGCGCTCTGA